Proteins found in one bacterium genomic segment:
- the dnaJ gene encoding molecular chaperone DnaJ produces MANKRDYYEVLGITREASDQEVKSAYRKMAMKFHPDKNPGNKEAEESFKQAAEAYSVLGDKEKRTIYDRYGHTGLGGYSGSEGFSGFNQDLFADFSDVLGSFFFGDFFGSGGRRRKSGPVRGADLQYHLEITLEEAIKGIEKEIVIPRMDICEKCEGTGSNSPQGKTTCSTCNGYGQVRYSQGFVTIARTCPNCSGTGQVLRDPCKSCSGGGRVERKVTLNVKVPPGVDTGNRLKLKAEGEAGMRGGLSGDLYVLIEVQEHPIFMRKGFDLYCEKEVTVLQASLGDEIRIPTPDGEESMKILEGTQPGTVLTMRGKGVPYVNSYGRGDLHVAIKVKIPTNLSSQERKMLKELAKLRNEKINPQERGVFEKVRTFLE; encoded by the coding sequence TTGGCTAACAAAAGAGATTATTACGAAGTCCTCGGAATCACACGCGAAGCTTCCGATCAGGAGGTTAAGAGCGCCTATCGAAAGATGGCGATGAAATTTCATCCTGACAAGAATCCGGGAAACAAGGAAGCGGAAGAAAGTTTTAAACAGGCAGCCGAGGCCTACAGCGTGCTCGGTGATAAAGAGAAACGAACGATCTACGATCGTTACGGACACACCGGTCTGGGTGGCTATTCCGGCAGCGAGGGTTTTTCAGGCTTCAATCAGGATCTCTTTGCAGATTTCAGCGATGTGCTGGGCAGTTTCTTCTTTGGTGATTTCTTTGGAAGTGGAGGCCGCAGGCGCAAAAGCGGTCCGGTTCGCGGCGCCGACTTGCAATACCATCTCGAAATCACGCTGGAAGAAGCGATTAAGGGAATCGAAAAAGAAATCGTCATTCCGCGCATGGACATCTGCGAAAAATGTGAAGGGACCGGTTCCAATAGTCCGCAAGGAAAAACCACATGTTCCACCTGCAACGGGTACGGGCAGGTTCGTTACAGTCAAGGATTCGTAACCATCGCACGAACATGCCCCAACTGCAGCGGCACAGGTCAGGTTTTGCGAGACCCTTGCAAATCGTGCAGTGGTGGCGGCCGTGTCGAACGTAAGGTGACGCTGAACGTAAAAGTTCCTCCGGGTGTGGACACAGGAAATCGGCTGAAGCTGAAGGCCGAAGGGGAAGCGGGAATGCGTGGAGGTCTTTCGGGTGATCTTTACGTCCTGATTGAAGTGCAGGAACATCCGATTTTTATGCGAAAGGGTTTTGATCTCTACTGTGAAAAAGAAGTGACTGTGCTGCAGGCAAGTTTGGGAGATGAGATCCGGATCCCAACTCCGGACGGCGAAGAATCCATGAAGATTCTGGAGGGAACGCAGCCTGGAACCGTTTTAACAATGCGCGGAAAGGGAGTGCCCTACGTCAATTCGTACGGGCGTGGCGATCTTCATGTGGCCATCAAAGTAAAAATTCCCACAAATCTCTCTTCACAGGAACGAAAGATGCTGAAAGAGCTTGCCAAGCTGCGAAACGAAAAGATTAATCCGCAAGAACGAGGCGTCTTCGAAAAAGTCCGCACATTTTTGGAATAG
- the dnaK gene encoding molecular chaperone DnaK, which yields MAEQRIIGIDLGTTNSCAALYENGVPQVIPNLEGARTTPSIVAFSEKSDRLVGQIAKRQAVVNPINTIFAVKRLIGRKFDSPEIEQVRNFLPYQLNRASNGDIRIKVKDHEYSPEEISSYILQNIKKYSEDYLGYEIYDAIITVPAHFNDSQRQATKDAGQIAGLNVRRIINEPTAAALAYGLNKTDHEIIAVFDLGGGTFDITILEIHDGVFEVLATNGNTFLGGEDFDRRVIRWMLEEFREQAGIDLSSDRMAMQRIKEAAEKAKCELSTTLEAKINLPFITADQHGPKHLDLTLQRSKLEVLIEDLLDQIEKPCYDALKDAGIRPEQLNQVILVGGQTRTPKVIERVNKIFGKSPNREINPDEVVAMGAAVQGAVLNAEVKDIVLLDVTPLPLGIETRGGNFTVIIEKNTTIPTRKSLIFTTVTDNQSTVEINVLQGEGEKAHQNKSLGKFELTGILPAPRGVPQVEVTFDIDANGIVQVSARDSNTGLKQAIVISASSGLSRDEVTRLASNTQVEMKQASVRKEIDEMKNQLDQLLTSNRKVFDQFSKKLDEQELVQLKNVFWEAEQASHAQDAQKMKSSLEAMQRASTLLAQAMLRGDASL from the coding sequence ATGGCTGAACAAAGAATCATAGGCATTGATCTGGGGACGACCAACTCCTGTGCTGCTTTGTACGAGAATGGCGTTCCACAAGTAATCCCAAACCTGGAGGGCGCTCGAACCACGCCATCGATCGTTGCGTTTTCGGAGAAATCGGACCGTCTGGTGGGTCAGATCGCCAAACGGCAAGCCGTTGTGAATCCGATCAACACGATCTTTGCAGTCAAACGTTTGATCGGGCGTAAATTCGATTCTCCTGAAATTGAACAGGTCCGGAATTTCCTGCCTTACCAGCTGAACCGCGCTTCCAACGGCGATATTCGTATCAAAGTGAAGGACCACGAATACAGCCCGGAGGAAATTTCGTCTTACATTCTTCAAAACATTAAGAAATATTCGGAAGATTATCTCGGTTATGAAATCTACGATGCAATCATAACGGTTCCCGCGCACTTCAATGACAGTCAGCGGCAGGCCACAAAGGATGCAGGTCAGATTGCAGGATTGAACGTTCGGAGAATCATCAATGAGCCAACCGCCGCGGCGCTGGCCTACGGACTGAACAAAACGGACCATGAAATCATTGCCGTTTTCGATTTAGGCGGGGGCACGTTTGATATCACGATTCTGGAAATCCATGACGGCGTTTTTGAAGTTCTGGCAACCAACGGCAACACATTCTTAGGTGGAGAAGATTTTGACCGTCGTGTGATTCGCTGGATGCTGGAAGAGTTCAGAGAACAGGCCGGCATCGATCTGTCTTCGGACAGAATGGCCATGCAGCGAATCAAGGAAGCGGCGGAAAAAGCGAAATGCGAGCTTTCCACAACGCTGGAAGCGAAAATCAATTTGCCGTTCATCACTGCGGATCAACACGGACCAAAACACCTGGATCTGACTTTGCAGCGTTCGAAACTTGAGGTATTGATTGAGGACTTGCTGGATCAAATCGAAAAACCCTGCTATGACGCGCTGAAAGATGCCGGAATCCGCCCGGAACAATTGAATCAGGTCATTCTGGTTGGCGGCCAGACACGAACGCCAAAAGTGATTGAACGCGTGAATAAGATTTTTGGGAAATCACCGAACCGCGAGATCAATCCGGATGAAGTCGTGGCAATGGGCGCCGCAGTTCAAGGCGCGGTCCTGAATGCCGAAGTAAAAGATATCGTGCTACTCGACGTCACTCCGCTGCCGCTCGGCATTGAAACGCGCGGCGGAAATTTCACTGTCATTATTGAGAAGAACACCACAATTCCAACTCGAAAGAGTTTGATTTTTACGACGGTTACTGATAATCAGAGCACTGTGGAAATTAACGTTCTGCAGGGTGAAGGGGAAAAAGCGCACCAGAACAAATCCCTTGGAAAATTTGAACTTACTGGAATACTTCCCGCGCCAAGAGGAGTCCCCCAGGTGGAAGTCACGTTTGACATCGATGCAAATGGAATTGTTCAGGTGTCCGCCAGAGACTCCAATACAGGATTGAAACAGGCAATCGTTATTTCAGCGAGCAGCGGTTTGAGCCGTGATGAAGTCACCCGCCTTGCCTCAAATACGCAGGTGGAGATGAAACAGGCTTCCGTAAGAAAAGAAATAGACGAAATGAAGAATCAGCTGGATCAATTGCTCACGTCCAACAGAAAAGTGTTTGATCAGTTTTCGAAAAAGTTGGATGAACAGGAACTTGTTCAGTTGAAAAACGTATTTTGGGAAGCAGAGCAAGCGAGTCACGCACAGGATGCTCAAAAAATGAAATCCTCTCTTGAAGCGATGCAGAGAGCATCCACATTGCTTGCGCAGGCAATGTTGCGGGGAGATGCCTCGCTCTAG
- the hfq gene encoding RNA chaperone Hfq translates to MEKAGNGLQNLQDEFLYGLKKDRQLITVYLMNGYKLSGKIKGFDRFIVVLDSNGQDIMIFKHAISTIGAGLPPRKEPREAPRE, encoded by the coding sequence ATGGAAAAGGCCGGCAATGGCTTACAGAATCTTCAAGATGAATTTCTATATGGTCTTAAGAAAGACCGTCAATTGATCACCGTATATTTAATGAATGGCTACAAGCTTTCCGGCAAAATTAAAGGTTTTGACCGCTTTATCGTTGTTTTAGACAGTAATGGCCAAGATATCATGATTTTTAAACACGCGATCTCCACGATCGGGGCCGGGCTTCCTCCCCGCAAAGAACCGCGCGAAGCTCCTAGAGAGTAG
- the serA gene encoding phosphoglycerate dehydrogenase yields MHRILIPDGLSEPGLEVLKQEKSWIADVRSKMTSEELRKEISGVEALIIRSASKITADILENAPQLRVIGRAGTGVDNIDLAEATRRGILVMNAPDANTISVADHTVAMLLALCRHLPFAHNDLKQGRWEKKKYEGQELEDKIVGILGFGRIGKEVVKRLHAFNTRIIVYDPYVSERVAKDLDVELMNLQQLLGTADFLSLHMPLIPETIHFLNRERFAQMKPGVQIINCARGELMDEAALYEALENGTVQGAALDVFSEEPPRSEPLIKLIQHPKVILTPHLAASTLEAQEKVGYQIAVQIRDFLKEGTVRNAVNYFNMTKEEYARNEPFLLLSERLASFLAQISEGGFDRICIEFKGEVAHLSKEAMIHAVCKGVLQHILSRNVNIVNSLSLAKERGIEVTSTVSERDNTFSSLIAITLETDRAKQKVTGTVFEKTLIRLISINDVYIDFRPFGNLLFFKNQDTPGVVGKIGTLLGNNHINIASMKLGRIPESSYALGIVSVDGELPDSVVQQLKKIAEVVDARCLRIQ; encoded by the coding sequence ATGCATCGAATCCTAATACCGGACGGCTTGTCGGAACCCGGACTCGAAGTTTTGAAACAGGAGAAATCCTGGATCGCCGATGTCCGTTCCAAAATGACTTCGGAGGAACTGCGGAAGGAAATTTCAGGTGTTGAAGCGCTCATTATCCGGAGCGCAAGCAAGATCACAGCGGACATCCTGGAGAACGCGCCTCAGTTGAGAGTCATTGGAAGAGCGGGAACAGGAGTCGATAACATTGATCTCGCGGAAGCAACACGGCGGGGAATTCTGGTAATGAATGCGCCGGATGCCAACACGATTTCCGTTGCCGATCATACTGTCGCCATGCTACTGGCTCTCTGCCGGCACCTTCCTTTTGCTCACAACGATCTGAAACAGGGACGCTGGGAGAAAAAGAAATACGAAGGTCAGGAGCTGGAAGATAAGATTGTGGGAATCCTGGGATTCGGCCGCATCGGAAAAGAAGTTGTAAAAAGATTGCACGCCTTTAATACACGCATCATCGTTTACGATCCTTATGTGTCGGAACGGGTCGCCAAAGATCTGGATGTGGAGCTGATGAATCTGCAGCAATTGTTGGGAACCGCAGATTTTTTGAGTCTGCATATGCCGCTCATCCCGGAGACAATCCACTTTTTGAATCGCGAAAGGTTCGCGCAAATGAAGCCGGGAGTTCAAATCATCAATTGCGCGCGTGGTGAATTGATGGATGAAGCGGCTCTTTACGAAGCTCTCGAAAATGGAACCGTGCAGGGCGCGGCGCTGGATGTATTCAGCGAAGAACCTCCGCGCAGCGAACCGTTGATCAAGCTCATTCAGCATCCCAAAGTAATCTTGACTCCTCACCTCGCCGCCTCCACGCTGGAAGCGCAGGAAAAAGTGGGCTATCAGATCGCGGTGCAGATTCGTGATTTTCTGAAGGAAGGAACTGTCAGGAATGCCGTGAATTACTTCAACATGACGAAAGAAGAGTACGCCCGCAACGAACCATTCCTTCTCTTGAGTGAACGCCTTGCCTCATTTCTTGCACAGATCTCGGAAGGAGGATTTGACAGAATTTGTATCGAATTCAAGGGCGAAGTGGCCCATCTGTCCAAAGAAGCAATGATTCATGCTGTCTGCAAAGGGGTTCTGCAGCACATTCTTTCCCGCAATGTTAATATTGTGAATTCATTGAGCCTTGCAAAAGAGAGGGGAATTGAAGTGACTTCTACCGTGAGCGAACGGGATAACACGTTTTCGAGTTTGATAGCGATTACGCTCGAAACCGACAGGGCCAAACAAAAAGTAACAGGGACAGTTTTCGAAAAAACCCTGATCCGTCTGATTTCTATTAATGATGTTTATATCGATTTCCGTCCATTCGGCAACCTGCTTTTCTTTAAGAATCAGGATACGCCCGGAGTGGTAGGTAAAATCGGGACTTTACTCGGCAACAATCACATCAATATTGCTTCGATGAAGCTTGGCAGAATACCGGAAAGCAGCTATGCGCTGGGAATTGTGAGCGTCGATGGGGAACTTCCGGACAGTGTCGTCCAGCAATTGAAAAAAATTGCGGAGGTTGTCGACGCGCGTTGCCTTCGAATACAGTAG
- a CDS encoding sigma 54-interacting transcriptional regulator: MPRVIYCGPEDSLFKRLLRYADDFVLEARKTSLQSTPQKFAHSRKASVLILKLKNEIDIKTQEWLSKNDASIPVIVLCQNGTAETAIQALQYGIYDYFSTSQNLEAIAQKIRDAIVWKNTRAVKRPITSDYHLLLGKNPDIVMLNQQAQRLASDSTPVLLLGEAGTGKEHLAQGIHRISSRKSEPFVRYDCRLLKQLTQYGNLSLPELLRVRLKSAFSKSEAPILFLTHMEQLASHQQQEIMERFSESRVRLIASYQENRPGLFQESTDSNHSTLKIPPLRQHKEDIPLLAEYFVRQNSQQKGIRPKGFTDEVLMLLQEYVWPGNIQELSNLIERMFLLEPSHLITSSTWRICQGQGTKMNLDPTNQFAALLEGVLKSEELEWKEGKVYNAFIERMEKLLIELVLPKVDNNQAVAAKILGISRNTLRQRRKYA; this comes from the coding sequence ATGCCACGTGTGATCTATTGCGGTCCGGAAGATTCTTTGTTCAAAAGACTCTTACGCTATGCGGATGATTTCGTGCTCGAAGCTCGAAAAACCTCCCTCCAGAGTACGCCCCAAAAATTTGCTCATTCGCGAAAAGCAAGCGTTCTGATCCTCAAGCTGAAAAATGAAATTGATATAAAAACTCAGGAATGGCTTTCGAAAAACGATGCATCGATCCCTGTGATTGTGCTTTGCCAGAATGGAACAGCTGAAACCGCGATCCAGGCCTTGCAATACGGTATTTACGACTACTTTTCCACGAGTCAAAATCTGGAAGCAATCGCGCAAAAGATTCGAGACGCAATTGTCTGGAAGAATACCAGAGCCGTGAAGCGACCGATCACCTCTGATTACCACCTTTTGTTGGGCAAAAACCCCGACATTGTGATGTTGAATCAACAGGCGCAGCGTCTGGCATCGGATTCCACTCCGGTATTGCTTCTGGGAGAAGCAGGGACCGGAAAGGAACATCTGGCTCAAGGCATTCATAGAATCTCGAGCAGAAAGAGTGAACCCTTCGTGCGGTATGATTGCCGGCTGTTGAAACAACTCACCCAGTATGGCAATTTATCCTTGCCGGAACTGCTGAGAGTGCGTCTCAAGTCAGCTTTTTCAAAAAGTGAAGCGCCTATTCTGTTCCTCACACATATGGAACAGTTAGCGTCGCATCAGCAGCAGGAAATTATGGAGCGTTTTAGTGAATCGCGTGTCCGTTTGATCGCTTCCTATCAGGAGAATCGTCCGGGACTTTTTCAAGAGAGCACGGATTCAAATCATTCGACTCTTAAAATTCCACCGCTCCGCCAGCATAAAGAAGATATACCTTTGCTTGCCGAATATTTTGTCAGACAGAATTCGCAGCAAAAAGGAATTCGCCCGAAAGGTTTCACCGACGAAGTCCTGATGTTGTTGCAAGAGTATGTCTGGCCGGGAAATATCCAGGAGCTCTCCAATCTCATTGAAAGGATGTTCCTGTTGGAACCATCTCACCTGATCACATCGAGCACCTGGAGAATCTGTCAGGGGCAGGGCACGAAGATGAATCTGGATCCCACAAATCAATTTGCAGCGCTTCTGGAAGGCGTATTGAAAAGCGAGGAACTGGAATGGAAAGAAGGAAAGGTATACAACGCCTTTATCGAGCGGATGGAGAAATTGTTAATCGAACTCGTCCTTCCCAAAGTCGATAACAATCAGGCTGTTGCAGCAAAAATTCTGGGGATCTCGAGAAATACTCTCCGCCAGCGCCGCAAATACGCATAA
- a CDS encoding alanine--glyoxylate aminotransferase family protein, which yields MIKNRLFTPGPVSVYPPALAAALEANIHHRTPEFKEILWDVMGSLKRVLGEPDHLFLFAASGSGAMEAAVSNFFSPGEEVAVASCGKFGERWIELTQRFGLTTHILKSVYGDPARSEEIAALLRKNPDIKGVFIQACESSTGVQNDVEQIAKAMGNSEALLIVDAVSALATMPLSTRLGIDVLLSGSQKALMIPPGLSFLGLTENAWKRVESSKLPRYYFDLRSARKSWDQGGQTPFTPATSLILSLQKSLKAIEQVGLERLIQLTENRARATRAGLCALSLNLFSKAPANALTAVKFEDADKVTSALKKRFGIHLAGGQGDMKGKVFRISHMGYMDHFDLLGVLSALEFVLKENGHPVTLGSSLQAFQQVYSEVA from the coding sequence ATGATAAAAAATCGTTTATTTACTCCCGGACCGGTGAGCGTATATCCTCCCGCCCTGGCAGCGGCTCTTGAGGCCAACATCCATCATCGGACTCCTGAATTCAAAGAAATACTTTGGGATGTTATGGGTTCCTTGAAGAGGGTACTCGGAGAACCGGACCATCTCTTTTTATTTGCGGCTTCCGGTTCCGGCGCCATGGAGGCAGCCGTATCGAATTTCTTTTCGCCCGGTGAAGAAGTCGCCGTAGCCAGTTGCGGCAAATTCGGTGAGCGTTGGATTGAACTGACTCAGCGTTTCGGATTGACGACTCACATTTTAAAGTCGGTTTACGGTGATCCTGCGCGCTCAGAAGAAATTGCTGCCCTGCTTCGAAAGAATCCGGACATCAAAGGCGTATTCATTCAAGCTTGCGAGAGTTCAACGGGTGTGCAGAATGATGTGGAACAAATCGCAAAAGCGATGGGGAATTCTGAAGCTTTGTTGATCGTGGATGCAGTTTCCGCGCTTGCGACAATGCCGCTTTCCACCAGATTGGGAATAGACGTGCTTCTGAGTGGATCGCAAAAAGCGTTAATGATTCCGCCAGGTCTATCTTTCCTGGGTCTCACAGAAAATGCCTGGAAACGAGTTGAATCTTCAAAACTTCCCCGGTATTATTTTGACCTTCGATCGGCGCGTAAATCCTGGGATCAAGGAGGCCAAACGCCATTTACTCCGGCGACCTCTTTGATTCTGTCTTTGCAGAAATCATTGAAGGCCATCGAACAGGTGGGATTGGAACGATTGATTCAGCTAACTGAAAATCGAGCCCGGGCAACCAGGGCAGGTTTGTGTGCGTTATCGTTGAATCTTTTTTCAAAAGCGCCCGCGAATGCGCTTACTGCTGTAAAATTCGAGGACGCCGACAAAGTAACTTCCGCGCTTAAAAAACGATTTGGAATTCACCTTGCCGGTGGTCAGGGCGATATGAAAGGAAAAGTTTTTCGGATCAGCCATATGGGATATATGGACCATTTTGATTTACTTGGTGTGTTGAGCGCCCTGGAATTCGTATTAAAAGAGAACGGTCATCCGGTCACACTGGGAAGTTCCTTGCAGGCATTCCAGCAAGTTTATTCAGAGGTTGCGTGA
- a CDS encoding DUF4388 domain-containing protein, giving the protein MSLQGSLKHLQLADVIQLISVSGKTGMFHLKKDEHVGLIYLKDGNIIHAELDEIKGEEAVYELAIWNDGEFNFEPDVEPKVKTVSKSNTNLLMEAARRLDEWRVLSRKIPNLEMIPEFIVDQESDRGQIQLNTHEWLILSKITGKSDIRSIAKASNLPVFDICKVLYGLVTHGLVALKEAPEPSSVPAAPVSTSSSGVSKENLLSLLEKIKNICNNTLGKQAEAVVDKQYQKAKSDIEHGAGMGAIQEAVTQIAKASQILKGPITTEVLLDQLKTLKL; this is encoded by the coding sequence ATGTCATTACAGGGCTCGCTTAAACACCTGCAACTCGCGGACGTCATTCAACTTATCAGCGTGTCAGGAAAAACAGGAATGTTCCATCTAAAGAAGGATGAGCATGTGGGTCTGATTTACCTCAAAGATGGAAACATCATACACGCCGAACTCGATGAAATTAAAGGAGAAGAGGCGGTGTATGAGCTGGCGATCTGGAATGATGGCGAATTCAATTTTGAACCGGATGTTGAGCCCAAAGTAAAAACTGTCAGCAAAAGTAACACGAATTTGCTGATGGAAGCGGCGCGACGCCTGGATGAATGGCGCGTGCTTTCACGCAAGATTCCAAATCTGGAAATGATTCCGGAATTCATCGTGGATCAGGAATCGGACCGGGGTCAAATTCAACTGAATACACATGAGTGGTTGATCCTGTCAAAAATCACAGGCAAGTCCGATATTCGTAGCATTGCAAAAGCTTCAAACTTGCCGGTGTTCGATATTTGCAAAGTGCTTTACGGGCTAGTCACTCACGGACTTGTTGCGCTCAAAGAAGCTCCAGAGCCTTCTTCTGTACCCGCCGCCCCCGTTTCAACTTCTTCATCAGGGGTCAGCAAAGAAAATCTGTTGAGTCTACTCGAAAAAATAAAAAACATTTGCAACAATACGCTTGGCAAACAAGCAGAAGCCGTGGTGGACAAACAATATCAGAAAGCGAAATCTGATATTGAACATGGCGCGGGAATGGGTGCAATTCAGGAAGCGGTCACTCAGATTGCTAAAGCATCTCAGATTCTGAAAGGTCCCATCACGACAGAGGTGCTGCTGGATCAGCTCAAGACTCTAAAACTCTAA
- the galU gene encoding UTP--glucose-1-phosphate uridylyltransferase GalU: MKVRKAAFPAAGLGTRFLPATKAQPKEMLPLVDKPLIQYAVEEAIDSGIDNIIIITGRGKNAIEDHFDVSFELEKILEQRGETELLAIVKDISDMINLSYVRQKEALGIGHALLTARELIGDQPFACFLGDDIIDSDIPCTRQLLNVFYEKQHPVVAIEEVDPEKVSSYGIIAGKEVGDGLYEITDMIEKPSREEAPTNLAIIGRYILTPDLFEMLEQVGKDAKGEIQLTNGLKLLLKQRPIFGYKFRGTRYDAGNKLGFLKATVEFALKRKDLGESFRKYLLSLKLQ, encoded by the coding sequence ATGAAAGTAAGAAAAGCAGCTTTTCCCGCCGCGGGACTCGGCACAAGGTTCCTGCCGGCAACGAAAGCCCAACCCAAAGAAATGCTTCCACTTGTAGATAAGCCGCTCATTCAATACGCGGTGGAAGAAGCAATCGATTCGGGCATTGACAACATCATTATCATCACCGGACGCGGGAAAAACGCGATTGAGGATCATTTTGATGTCTCTTTCGAACTGGAAAAAATCCTGGAACAACGCGGCGAAACAGAGTTGCTTGCAATCGTGAAAGATATTTCTGACATGATCAACCTCTCTTATGTCCGGCAAAAAGAAGCGCTGGGAATCGGCCATGCGCTCCTGACAGCCCGTGAGCTGATTGGCGACCAACCATTCGCCTGTTTCCTGGGAGATGACATTATCGATTCGGATATCCCCTGCACCCGGCAGCTTCTCAACGTTTTTTACGAGAAACAGCATCCTGTCGTCGCCATAGAAGAGGTCGATCCGGAAAAAGTGAGCTCCTACGGAATCATCGCAGGAAAAGAAGTGGGGGATGGCCTGTACGAAATTACCGACATGATTGAAAAGCCGTCCAGGGAAGAAGCTCCAACGAATCTTGCGATCATTGGAAGGTACATTCTTACGCCGGATTTATTTGAGATGCTGGAGCAAGTTGGAAAAGATGCAAAGGGAGAAATTCAGTTAACCAACGGTTTGAAATTGTTATTGAAACAAAGACCGATTTTTGGGTATAAATTTAGAGGAACTCGTTATGATGCGGGGAATAAGCTAGGTTTTTTAAAAGCGACTGTTGAATTTGCTTTAAAGCGAAAAGATCTTGGAGAGTCTTTCCGCAAGTATCTTCTCTCCTTAAAGCTTCAATAA
- a CDS encoding zinc ribbon domain-containing protein, which yields MPIYEYECLNNKHRFEVIQKFDDPPVTHCTVCGEPVQKLLSSPAIQFKGTGWYITDYARKGQSTSESSESKSSESKPSTETSKTDKPATNSGKSTTEK from the coding sequence ATGCCGATCTACGAATATGAATGTTTAAACAACAAACATCGATTTGAAGTGATTCAAAAGTTTGATGATCCGCCGGTCACTCATTGCACTGTTTGCGGAGAGCCGGTGCAAAAACTTCTCTCCTCACCTGCGATTCAATTTAAGGGGACAGGATGGTACATCACCGACTATGCGAGAAAAGGCCAGTCCACTTCTGAGAGTTCGGAATCTAAAAGCTCCGAAAGTAAACCTTCCACAGAAACTTCTAAGACTGACAAGCCTGCTACGAATTCGGGTAAATCTACAACAGAAAAATAG
- a CDS encoding 16S rRNA (uracil(1498)-N(3))-methyltransferase, whose product MKVMRLKSGDTLQVFTLGKKWECLVQQISPEQIHLKVLQEFPVPARSLHLILGQAIPKGDRFEWLIEKATEIGVAEIYPLITERTIVKPENAALKVQRWNEIAEQAAGQSENSFPTIVHSPLLLPSYLERTVDSGLKLLLHERKDSRSLRAVLESVGESHLQSSAGVPPAQTRRPRYFDINRITFVVGPEGGWTESETEKLLGTGYQPFHLGPRILRVETSGLVLATLLQYELGDFRNSK is encoded by the coding sequence GTGAAGGTCATGCGCTTGAAATCCGGCGATACGCTTCAGGTTTTCACACTTGGAAAAAAATGGGAGTGCCTCGTTCAGCAGATCTCACCCGAACAAATTCATCTGAAGGTGCTGCAGGAATTTCCTGTGCCCGCGCGTTCCTTGCATTTAATTCTTGGTCAGGCCATTCCGAAAGGAGATCGTTTTGAATGGCTGATTGAAAAAGCGACCGAAATCGGTGTGGCTGAAATTTACCCTCTGATTACGGAACGCACCATCGTTAAACCAGAGAACGCAGCCCTCAAGGTGCAGCGTTGGAATGAAATTGCAGAACAGGCGGCAGGACAAAGCGAGAATTCCTTCCCCACCATCGTCCATTCACCGCTATTACTGCCTTCCTATCTGGAACGGACTGTAGATTCAGGGTTGAAACTCCTGCTTCATGAACGAAAGGATTCCAGATCACTCCGCGCTGTTCTTGAATCAGTGGGGGAGTCGCATTTGCAAAGTAGCGCGGGCGTCCCGCCTGCGCAGACGAGACGTCCGCGCTACTTTGATATAAATCGTATTACATTTGTAGTAGGTCCCGAAGGAGGCTGGACAGAGAGCGAGACAGAAAAACTTCTCGGCACGGGATACCAGCCCTTTCATCTCGGACCGCGAATTCTGCGCGTGGAAACTTCTGGACTTGTTCTGGCCACATTGCTACAATACGAACTCGGCGATTTTCGAAATTCAAAATAG